In Paralichthys olivaceus isolate ysfri-2021 chromosome 13, ASM2471397v2, whole genome shotgun sequence, the following are encoded in one genomic region:
- the pomgnt2 gene encoding protein O-linked-mannose beta-1,4-N-acetylglucosaminyltransferase 2, which produces MRASVTGCRMSVGALLNGLLVSVVAALLWKYSKLSEHAALLEEELHMTRQSQELSQAHIDYHVALQALQEHGTHMVCTGKMHTDRICRFDYLCYCSEAEEFVFFHSNSSVMLPNLGSRRFQPALLDLSSVEDHNTQYFNFLELPAAALKFMPKPVFVPDVTLILNRFNPDNLMHVFHDDLLPVFYTMKQYSDLDDEARLVFMEGWGEGPHFDLYRLLSSKQPLLKEQLKNFGKLMCFTKSYVGLSKMTTWYQYGFVQPQGPKANILVSGNEIRQFARALMEKMNITRVNEVEKDARSTEEEKEKDDYIVVFSRSTTRLILNEAELIMALAQEFQMRVVTVSLEEQSFSSIIQVISGASMLVSMHGAQLITSLFLPRGAAVVELFPFAVNPEQYTPYKTLASLPGMDLHYISWRNTKEENTITHPDRPWEQGGIAHLEKEEQERILASKDVPRHLCCRNPEWLFRIYQDTLVDIPSFLEVLKEGRKTKPSLKKSKPASTVHPGRVREPQCQTTVQTTNEAKLTVSWQIPWNLKYLKVREVKYEVWIQEQGENTYMPYILPQHNYTFSENIKPFTTYLVWVRCIFNKNLLGPFADVLMCRT; this is translated from the coding sequence atGCGGGCTTCGGTGACAGGCTGCAGGATGAGCGTGGGTGCGCTCCTTAATGGGCTGCTGGTCTCAGTGGTCGCAGCTCTGCTTTGGAAGTATTCCAAGCTGAGTGAACATGCTGCCCTGCTAGAGGAAGAATTGCACATGACACGACAGTCGCAGGAGCTCTCGCAAGCCCACATCGATTACCATGTTGCCCTGCAGGCTCTTCAGGAACATGGCACACACATGGTCTGCACCGGCAAGATGCACACTGACCGCATTTGCCGCTTTGACTACCTCTGCTACTGCTCCGAGGCAGAGGAGTTTGTATTCTTTCACTCCAATTCCTCTGTCATGTTGCCTAACCTGGGATCTAGACGGTTCCAACCTGCTCTGCTGGACTTGTCATCAGTAGAGGATCACAACACCCAATACTTCAACTTTTTAGAGCTCCCAGCTGCAGCTTTAAAGTTCATGCCCAAACCCGTGTTTGTACCAGATGTCACACTGATCCTAAACAGGTTTAATCCCGATAACCTAATGCATGTATTCCACGATGACCTACTCCCAGTTTTCTATACCATGAAACAGTATTCAGACTTGGACGATGAGGCTCGTCTGGTGTTCATGGAGGGCTGGGGTGAAGGTCCACACTTTGACCTCTACCGACTTCTTAGCAGCAAGCAGCCACTACTCAAAGAACAGCTCAAAAACTTTGGTAAGCTAATGTGTTTTACCAAATCTTATGTGGGCTTGTCCAAGATGACCACTTGGTACCAATATGGATTTGTGCAGCCGCAGGGTCCCAAAGCCAACATTTTGGTCTCAGGAAATGAGATTCGGCAGTTTGCTAGGGCCCTGATGGAGAAAATGAACATCACCAGAGTGAATGAGGTGGAAAAAGATGCACGTagtacagaagaagaaaaagagaaggatgaTTACATTGTTGTGTTCAGCAGATCAACAACAAGGCTGATACTTAATGAAGCAGAGCTAATTATGGCACTGGCCCAGGAGTTCCAAATGAGAGTAGTCACAGTATCCCTGGAGGAACAATCATTTTCTAGTATAATCCAGGTGATCAGTGGTGCTTCCATGTTAGTCAGCATGCATGGAGCTCAGCTTATTACCTCACTGTTCCtccccagaggagctgctgtggTGGAACTGTTCCCCTTTGCTGTGAACCCAGAACAGTACACACCATATAAAACCCTTGCCTCTCTTCCAGGCATGGACCTTCATTATATCTCCTGGAGGAACACCAAGGAGGAAAACACTATCACCCACCCTGACAGACCCTGGGAGCAAGGAGGTATTGCTCACTTAGaaaaggaggagcaggagcgaATATTGGCCAGTAAGGATGTTCCCAGGCACCTGTGCTGTCGCAATCCAGAGTGGCTTTTCCGGATCTACCAGGACACTTTGGTGGACATCCCTTCCTTTCTGGAAGTCCTCAAAGAGGGCAGGAAGACCAAGCCCAGCTTGAAGAAGTCAAAGCCGGCCAGCACAGTCCACCCAGGTCGAGTCAGAGAACCCCAATGTCAGACCACAGTACAAACCACTAATGAGGCTAAACTCACAGTATCCTGGCAGATTCCATGGAATCTAAAATACCTGAAGGTAAGAGAGGTTAAGTACGAGGTATGGATCCAGGAGCAAGGAGAGAACACCTACATGCCTTACATCCTTCCACAGCACAACTACACTTTTTCAGAGAACATTAAGCCTTTCACTACCTACCTGGTGTGGGTCAGATGCATCTTCAACAAAAACCTCCTGGGCCCATTTGCAGATGTTCTTATGTGTAGGACCTAA